A stretch of the Clostridium fungisolvens genome encodes the following:
- a CDS encoding glutathionylspermidine synthase family protein codes for MQKSHYDGYKSLSDMMMFKYDMVHTTRKNDVFADEPAFISEALANNFKKSSEILNTLIERILNGINKEFEDVKPYIPDFKYKDEIIAIKRKLPETLWVRYDGFRKEDGIFYSELNYDKPCAQRECSFNSTFENAFGDNFDKDLRSVFKRICTEEIPDKKELNIAFLTAPSRYEETHLAMYIKDLLEDSKHFFILAGPDNFNVVGDKVYAFNKQIDVMIRLYPTEFLYEVRDFEHILRLHDNNKFLILNDPRVIIAQSKSLYAYLWALAEDKDSRLSELEINVITSVLPKTEILSEDNFYKALREKDKYVVKPVFGRYSIDVFIGILHDEAEWKESMKYVEEQMQYKKFILQEFCEIEMETAPYYDERFSYDVEAFGNYGIFLSGHDFIGSCIRWNDDYLTEEESTWISSVSINKSPQLRIISPNIDMEALKKEAILEHGFTGIYAKNYEYLSKEIIVMEDGKVQELKDATEKLASIFKKTAKLIYNNLDLYGDILGIQNLEETIKREFTDELIFIGRMDWILDKYGNFKVLELNAETPAGVCESLVIDKLYYDRIICDNGLKVNRINDKLESLIKDQFYKILEDARRKKTVNTVAIVSATYYEDWYTINSIYDAVKGEYIKENKDTRVKLLIGSIYDIEVKDEQCYLYGNKIDCFYRFYPLDWFFEPQYEVEAIGKLINKSIFSINPTWSIIPQSKGFFSAIYELLKYNFYDEKERMLIKKYIPYTTFDPTTLNGDYIVKPLLGREGDKVRLSYELDQLPDYDCIFQETIKGATHKFTVKSNLSTWKENLYPIIGTYIVGDTFAGAYTRVGSKITNNICMYSPLYTMEGEVVK; via the coding sequence ATGCAAAAAAGTCATTATGATGGATATAAAAGCCTTAGTGACATGATGATGTTTAAATATGATATGGTCCATACCACAAGAAAAAATGATGTGTTTGCTGATGAACCAGCGTTTATAAGCGAAGCTTTAGCAAATAATTTTAAAAAAAGTAGTGAAATTCTAAATACTCTTATAGAAAGAATCCTTAACGGAATCAATAAAGAGTTTGAAGATGTAAAACCATATATACCAGATTTCAAATATAAAGATGAGATAATAGCTATAAAAAGAAAACTACCTGAAACCTTGTGGGTTAGATATGATGGATTTAGAAAAGAAGACGGAATATTTTATAGCGAGCTTAACTATGATAAGCCTTGTGCACAGAGAGAGTGCAGCTTTAATTCAACATTTGAAAATGCTTTTGGTGATAATTTTGATAAGGATTTACGCAGTGTATTCAAAAGGATTTGTACTGAAGAGATTCCAGATAAGAAAGAGCTGAATATTGCATTTTTGACTGCACCTTCTAGATATGAAGAGACCCATCTAGCGATGTATATTAAAGACTTACTTGAAGACAGTAAACATTTCTTTATCTTAGCAGGGCCAGATAATTTCAATGTAGTAGGGGATAAGGTTTATGCCTTTAATAAACAAATCGATGTAATGATAAGATTATATCCTACAGAATTCCTATATGAAGTAAGGGATTTTGAACATATCTTAAGGCTCCATGACAATAATAAGTTCTTAATATTAAATGATCCGAGGGTAATAATAGCTCAAAGTAAAAGCTTATATGCATATTTATGGGCACTAGCAGAGGATAAAGATTCAAGGCTTAGTGAATTAGAAATTAACGTAATAACTTCAGTACTACCTAAAACTGAGATTTTAAGTGAAGACAATTTTTATAAAGCTCTACGTGAAAAGGATAAGTATGTTGTAAAGCCTGTGTTCGGAAGATATAGTATAGATGTATTTATAGGAATTCTTCATGATGAAGCAGAATGGAAGGAAAGTATGAAATATGTTGAAGAACAAATGCAGTACAAAAAATTCATACTTCAAGAATTCTGTGAAATAGAGATGGAGACTGCACCTTATTACGATGAGAGATTTAGCTATGATGTTGAGGCATTTGGTAATTATGGTATATTCTTAAGTGGTCATGATTTTATAGGTAGTTGTATAAGATGGAATGATGACTATCTTACTGAAGAAGAAAGCACTTGGATAAGTTCTGTAAGTATAAATAAATCACCTCAATTAAGGATAATAAGTCCTAATATTGATATGGAAGCTTTAAAAAAAGAGGCTATATTAGAACATGGATTCACAGGGATTTATGCAAAGAATTATGAGTATCTAAGTAAAGAAATCATTGTAATGGAAGATGGCAAGGTCCAAGAATTAAAGGATGCCACTGAAAAATTAGCATCTATTTTTAAGAAAACTGCGAAGTTAATATATAACAATCTAGATTTATACGGAGATATACTTGGAATACAAAATCTAGAAGAAACTATTAAACGAGAATTTACTGATGAGCTCATATTTATAGGTAGAATGGATTGGATATTAGATAAGTACGGAAACTTTAAGGTGCTGGAGCTTAATGCAGAAACACCAGCTGGAGTGTGCGAAAGTCTTGTAATTGATAAGCTTTATTATGATAGGATAATATGTGACAATGGTCTTAAAGTTAATAGAATCAATGATAAATTAGAATCACTGATTAAAGACCAGTTTTATAAGATATTAGAAGATGCAAGAAGAAAGAAAACTGTAAATACAGTGGCTATTGTATCAGCAACCTATTATGAAGATTGGTATACGATAAATAGTATATACGATGCTGTTAAAGGTGAATATATTAAAGAAAATAAAGATACTCGCGTAAAGTTACTTATAGGTAGCATATATGATATTGAAGTTAAAGATGAGCAGTGTTATTTGTATGGAAATAAAATAGATTGTTTTTATAGATTTTATCCTTTAGATTGGTTTTTTGAACCACAATATGAAGTTGAAGCTATAGGCAAATTAATAAATAAAAGCATATTTTCTATTAATCCAACATGGTCCATAATACCTCAAAGTAAAGGCTTTTTTAGTGCAATTTATGAGCTATTAAAGTACAACTTTTATGATGAAAAAGAAAGAATGCTTATAAAAAAATACATTCCGTATACAACCTTTGATCCCACAACTTTAAATGGGGACTATATTGTAAAGCCATTGCTCGGAAGAGAAGGAGACAAGGTAAGATTATCTTATGAATTAGACCAATTACCTGATTATGATTGCATATTTCAGGAGACCATAAAAGGAGCTACTCATAAATTTACAGTAAAGTCTAATTTAAGTACTTGGAAGGAAAATTTATATCCCATAATTGGTACTTATATAGTTGGTGATACCTTTGCAGGAGCATATACTAGAGTTGGCTCTAAAATAACAAATAACATATGCATGTATTCACCTTTATATACAATGGAAGGAGAAGTGGTTAAATGA
- a CDS encoding acyltransferase family protein has product MGSSKRVDYLDIAKGILIITVILCHSDFPFAQYMYWFHMPAFFIISGLLYKNKLSIKSQATKFFIPYIAFSIVDMALTFMTNPQDFSLPNIVYYSYEHIYAGKMMPGVFWFIPCLFLTKVLFHYGKKLLSNQALIMLLIGLYVAGHAFVLATVPENVVDITTANYIPWNLDVLMITLPYYAIGYYAKDLLKFVNNKITLIISGVLAISYLKLNTDLQIYYYMNIKYSEFRYYFLDLLVPITFTIFILSISYHLTQLKHLGSIASFLKLAGANSLIIMYLHIPLNHYFETLFNYNYVIFTLIGLLIPLGLAILINKNELCEFIFKGTSPSSSSSSSKSHSVRFAH; this is encoded by the coding sequence ATGGGAAGCTCTAAAAGAGTGGATTATTTAGATATTGCAAAAGGTATCCTAATTATTACTGTTATTCTATGTCATAGCGATTTTCCTTTCGCTCAATATATGTATTGGTTTCATATGCCTGCGTTCTTTATAATAAGCGGTCTATTATACAAGAATAAGTTAAGTATAAAATCACAAGCTACTAAGTTTTTTATTCCTTATATAGCATTTTCAATAGTTGATATGGCGCTAACATTTATGACTAATCCTCAGGATTTTTCACTACCAAATATAGTTTACTATAGTTATGAGCATATATATGCTGGTAAAATGATGCCAGGTGTATTTTGGTTTATTCCTTGCTTATTCCTTACTAAGGTATTATTTCATTATGGAAAGAAATTATTATCAAACCAAGCTTTAATAATGTTATTAATCGGATTATATGTTGCTGGTCATGCATTTGTTTTAGCTACAGTACCTGAAAATGTAGTAGATATAACAACAGCTAACTATATCCCTTGGAATTTGGATGTACTAATGATTACATTACCATACTACGCAATTGGTTATTATGCTAAAGATTTATTGAAATTTGTTAATAATAAAATTACATTAATAATAAGCGGAGTACTTGCAATCAGTTATTTAAAATTAAATACTGATCTTCAAATTTATTATTATATGAATATAAAATATTCTGAGTTTAGATATTACTTCTTAGATTTATTAGTACCAATAACATTTACAATATTTATACTTTCTATAAGTTATCATTTAACTCAACTAAAACACCTAGGCTCTATCGCAAGCTTCCTTAAACTTGCTGGAGCAAATTCATTAATAATAATGTATTTGCATATTCCACTAAATCATTATTTTGAAACACTGTTTAATTATAACTACGTAATTTTCACCCTAATAGGGTTACTAATCCCATTAGGTTTAGCAATATTGATAAATAAGAATGAGCTTTGTGAGTTCATTTTTAAAGGAACAAGTCCATCATCATCATCATCATCATCAAAGAGTCACTCTGTGAGATTTGCTCATTAA
- the glcT gene encoding glucose PTS transporter transcription antiterminator GlcT, translating to MVKKLNCDWSVIKAFNNNIVLATNNESEKILFAKGIGFNKKLGDIIKSGTLVEKIFTIEDEKNKNNFKEIVNRNDESFVALCEEIIRDISDKLGEELSENIHVGLIDHIDFAVKRLRNKEEIQNPFISEIQTLYNLEFELAKQASVRLEKELGVEIPDGEVGFIALHIHSARKNGKLSNTMKYSFINNSILEFIEEELNLKIDRKSLDYARFITHVRFACERIVTNKTIKNELKDTIKRRYKQSYKLAKEAAKVIEEQLEAEVTVDEVAYLAIHIERLKNI from the coding sequence ATGGTTAAAAAACTTAACTGTGACTGGTCTGTAATAAAAGCCTTTAACAACAACATTGTTTTAGCAACAAATAATGAGAGTGAAAAGATATTATTTGCAAAAGGGATTGGATTTAATAAAAAACTAGGAGACATTATTAAAAGTGGCACTCTAGTAGAAAAAATATTTACCATAGAAGATGAAAAAAACAAAAACAATTTTAAAGAAATAGTGAATAGAAATGATGAATCTTTCGTAGCACTTTGTGAAGAAATCATAAGAGATATATCAGATAAATTAGGAGAAGAATTAAGTGAAAACATTCATGTTGGGCTTATTGATCATATAGATTTTGCGGTAAAGAGATTGAGGAACAAAGAAGAAATACAGAATCCTTTTATTAGTGAAATCCAAACTTTATATAATTTAGAATTCGAACTTGCAAAGCAAGCGTCTGTAAGACTAGAAAAAGAATTAGGAGTTGAGATTCCTGACGGTGAAGTTGGATTTATAGCACTACATATACATTCTGCTAGAAAGAATGGAAAGTTGTCAAACACTATGAAATACAGCTTTATAAATAATTCGATTTTAGAATTTATAGAAGAGGAACTCAATTTAAAGATTGATAGAAAATCACTAGACTACGCAAGATTTATAACTCATGTTAGATTTGCTTGTGAGAGAATTGTGACGAATAAAACTATTAAGAATGAACTTAAAGACACTATAAAAAGGCGTTATAAACAGTCGTATAAGCTAGCAAAAGAAGCTGCAAAAGTAATAGAAGAACAGTTAGAAGCAGAAGTCACTGTAGATGAAGTTGCGTATCTTGCCATTCACATAGAAAGATTGAAAAATATATAA